In Papaver somniferum cultivar HN1 chromosome 1, ASM357369v1, whole genome shotgun sequence, a genomic segment contains:
- the LOC113318340 gene encoding sister chromatid cohesion 1 protein 4-like has translation MFYSQFILAKKGPLGTIWIAAHLERKLRKNQVADTDIGVSVDSILFPDVPIALRLSSHLLLGVVRIYSRKVNYLFHDCSEALLQVKQAFRSTAVDLPPEESTAPYHSITLPETFDLDDFELPDNDIQGNYVDHHVSTREQITLQDTMEGVVYSTSQFGLDERFGDGDTSQIGLDLEEDLFLEKGSPSRSTAVLVEMDEDPQASGQAMTPYTPYTPYTPFPDIDMDDEEIRFVEDRAAEASEHMLVDINAEPQNQMEADEPAQDLIGGEKVPSTPGLVDEDVSANGHVQEVITTDITCDPQLGSENCDSVKLVDKENTGSPSHISNHQNEDTNIELESTDVLMSNEDDGSILGKEQVVQDKQHEDSPSTVVASDPVPSDPAGTMSSPTSVLVEQTKPVSPASECIDRPIPSSEPNPSLGIINENCTLVNDSVSHKETVEPQNAINATDAVGLGEPEKTEGGDACAELENSDISTAVEAAEKRFSNKFMLHACKTIQNQPDTVSSLGDASAVVQDEGGNVTMEVVQSDDVQKDLTNSNEQLDASIRKDDNEEASELPASSDLPAPEILLSAVPEAFPDGPGDLLAESSPRKEVAQEGSGDELGSLLKRKHDMIESTPVLLDESVADLTGDAQTKRSLNSAPDDDDLLSSILVGRKSSVFKMKPTPVQPEIPAPKRRRAAPRVGVPKRKVLIDDSMVLHGDMIRQQLTTTEDIRRLRKKAPCTRPEIWMIEKLLLEEDFFSEPLFTGMHADLIDLHNGIFDISAVRITEIDANQAPQEGASAEALSIGKDPNKEDIVEDRDDRALEPTETLLHTENELHGENLVNAVENQEQTEILTEDQVVDGSYMEVDVANTEVADTEQNNFDASSVSLPMDKEVILENNEKLSKPIEEDDATYDAGRNHDWSTPTEGVLIQKDGSYAQESENGGLVETTPTNIPREGLLENGNCEYNEASVASDNVNPSSEIDDHGKIEIERSELEVVVEDETVTEKVTVEDRSSEIDDHGKIEIERSELEVVVEDETVTEKVMAEERSSAPDVISSEEPQRDQLCPSEVNGDEDAPLYIESDAGRGMDEECNALDTTMRDPVDTENTMEDIDTEFLNFDDNEVEEEDEEDNDMPNTEEQPRIQENSGWSSRTRSVAKYLQTIFDKELANGEVRKVVPVDNLLSGKTRKEASRMFFETLVLKTRDYIHVEQEQPFANINIKPKGKLMKSDFGYMLH, from the exons TTGATTTGCCGCCAGAAGAATCTACTGCGCCTTATCATTCCATTACATTGCCAGAGACTTTTGATCTTGATGATTTTGAGCTTCCAGACAACGATATTCAAGG TAATTATGTTGATCACCATGTCAGTACAAGAGAGCAGATTACTCTTCAAGACACAATGGAAGGTGTTGTCTACTCCACATCACAATTTGGACTGGATG AGAGGTTTGGAGACGGAGATACTTCTCAAATTGGCTTGGACCTTGAAGAG GACTTGTTCCTGGAAAAGGGTTCCCCGTCAAGAAGCACTGCTGTTTTGGTTGAGATGGACGA GGATCCGCAGGCATCAGGTCAAGCTATGACACCTTACACACCTTACACGCCTTACACACCTTTCCCTGATATAGATATGGATGATGAGGAAATTAGGTTTGTTGAGGATAGGGCAGCTGAAGCATCAGAACATATGCTAGTTGATATAAATGCAGAACCTCAAAATCAAATGGAAGCTGATGAGCCGGCCCAGGATCTGATAGGTGGTGAGAAGGTTCCATCTACTCCTGGATTAGTGGATGAGGACGTTTCAGCCAATGGTCATGTTCAAGAAGTCATAACAACAGATATTACTTGCGATCCCCAATTGGGTTCTGAAAATTGTGATTCAGTGAAGTTGGTGGACAAAGAGAACACTGGCAGTCCTTCCCATATATCCAATCATCAAAATGAAGATACAAATATTGAACTAGAATCTACTGATGTCCTCATGTCGAACGAAGATGATGGGTCAATTTTGGGGAAAGAGCAAGTGGTACAAGATAAGCAACACGAGGATTCTCCATCCACTGTGGTGGCCTCAGATCCTGTACCCTCCGACCCTGCTGGTACTATGTCTTCACCCACTTCAGTTCTTGTTGAACAAACCAAACCAGTTTCTCCAGCATCCGAGTGTATAGATAGACCTATACCCTCTTCAGAACCTAACCCCAGTCTTGGAATTATTAACGAGAACTGTACACTAGTCAATGACTCTGTTTCACATAAAGAGACTGTTGAGCCACAAAATGCTATTAATGCTACTGATGCAGTAGGTTTGGGTGAGCCCGAGAAGACTGAAGGTGGTGACGCTTGCGCTGAACTCGAAAATTCAGATATTTCGACTGCTGTTGAGGCTGCGGAAAAAAGGTTTTCTAACAAGTTCATGCTTCATGCTTGCAAAACCATTCAGAACCAACCTGATACAGTATCATCTCTGGGAGATGCTTCAGCTGTGGTTCAAG ATGAAGGGGGGAATGTGACCATGGAAGTTGTTCAATCTGAtgatgttcaaaaagatcttaCCAACTCCAATGAGCAGTTAGATGCTAGCATTCGAaaagatgataatgaagaagCCTCAGAACTTCCTGCAAGTTCCGACTTGCCAGCTCCTGAAATATTGCTTTCAGCAGTCCCTGAAGCATTTCCAGATGGTCCAGGTGATTTACTTGCAGAGTCTAGTCCAAGAAAAGAGGTAGCTCAGGAAGGAAGTGGTGATGAGCTAGGAAGTCTGTTGAAAAGAAAGCATGACATGATAGAAAGTACACCAGTTCTGCTAGATGAGAGTGTGGCTGACCTTACTGGTGATGCACAAACCAAAAGAAGTTTGAACTCTGCTCCCGATGATGATGATTTGCTGTCATCTATCTTAG TTGGAAGAAAATCTTCAGTGTTCAAAATGAAGCCTACACCAGTACAACCTGAAATACCAGCTCCAAAACGACGACGAGCTGCTCCGCGGGTCGGGGTGCCTAAGAGGAAGGTGCTGATAGATGATTCCATGGTCCTGCATGGCGA TATGATACGACAACAATTGACAACTACTGAAGACATACGCCGCTTAAGAAAGAAAGCTCCTTGTACCCGTCCAGAAATTTGGATGATTGAGAAACTTTTATTAGAAGAGGATTTCTTCAGTGAACCACTGTTTACTG GTATGCATGCCGACCTGATAGATTTGCACAATGGGATATTCGACATCAGTGCAGTGAGGATTACAGAAATTGATGCAAACCAAGCTCCTCAGGAAGGAGCAAGTGCTGAGGCGCTTTCCATTGGCAAAGATCCtaataaagaagatattgtggaagatAGGGATGACAGAGCACTTGAACCTACTGAAACACTTCTTCACACTGAAAACGAACTACATGGAGAAAATCTCGTTAACGCTGTTGAGAATCAAGAGCAAACAGAAATTTTAACCGAGGATCAAGTGGTAGATGGGTCATACATGGAAGTTGATGTCGCGAATACTGAAGTTGCTGATACAGAGCaaaataattttgatgcatcatCTGTTTCATTGCCAATGGATAAAGAAGTTATTCTGGAAAATAATGAGAAATTGAGTAAGCCTATCGAAGAGGATGATGCAACTTATGATGCAGGACGAAATCACGACTGGTCGACTCCCACTGAAGGTGTGCTGATTCAAAAAGATGGATCTTATGCTCAGGAAAGCGAAAATGGTGGTTTGGTTGAAACAACACCGACAAATATTCCTCGAGAGGGGTTACTGGAAAACGGAAACTGCGAATATAATGAAGCTTCAGTTGCTTCAGATAATGTAAACCCTTCCTCTGAAATTGATGACCATGGTAAAATAGAGATTGAAAGAAGTGAATTGGAAGTCGTGGTTGAAGATGAAACTGTGACAGAAAAAGTTACTGTTGAAGATAGAAGTTCTGAAATTGATGACCATGGTAAAATAGAGATTGAAAGAAGTGAATTGGAAGTCGTGGTTGAAGATGAAACTGTGACCGAAAAAGTTATGGCTGAAGAAAGAAGTTCTGCTCCTGATGTTATTTCTAGTGAAGAGCCTCAAAGGGATCAGTTATGTCCGTCAGAAGTTAATGGAGATGAAGATGCTCCTCTTTATATAGAATCTGACGCGGGGAGGGGTATGGACGAAGAATGTAATGCATTGGACACAACAATGAGAGACCCAGTT GACACTGAAAACACAATGGAAGACATTGATACAG AGTTTCTGAACTTCGATGACAatgaagtggaagaagaagacgaggaagataATGATATGCCTAATACTGAAGAACAACCCCGAATTCAAGAAAATTCTGGATGGTCTTCAAGGACAAG ATCTGTTGCTAAGTACCTCCAGACTATATTTGACAAAGAACTTGCGAATGGTGAAGTAAGAAAAGTTGTTCCCGTGGACAACCTTTTATCTGGTAAAACTCGGAAGGAAGCATCGCGAATGTTTTTCGAGACCTTG GTTCTAAAGACAAGGGATTACATCCATGTAGAACAAGAGCAGCCGTTTGCCAATATCAACATTAAGCCTAAAGGAAAACTGATGAAATCAGATTTCGGATACATGCTTCATTAG